GCGCCGGATTGGTCAAAAAGAAAGAAACCCGACTTGGTGAGATAGAAATCCAGATCTGGTTGATTAGCTGCGACACCAGCCATTTCTGTTGACAACAGGTGCTCGCCGTTATAAGTAATATCGGCTGTAGCTTCCCGCCCATATTTAGAACTTTGCGTGATCTTGCCATGAAGCTTGGCTAGGACATTGTCGCCGGCATCATAAGGGATGATGGCTTCACTACGGATCCCTGCGGTGACTGCCTGCTTCAAAATATCTTCTGACACAGCGCTAGCTAGATCAGTTGTCAACGCTTGTGCTGGCAAGGTGTTGATCACAGGCTCACCGATAAACTTAGCAACGAACAAATTGTTCGGTCGCTCGTATAGTTTTTGGGGGGAACTGAACTGTTGTATCGAACCATTTGCCAAAACCATGATGTTATCAGAAATGTGCAATGCTTCATCTTGGTCATGGGTCACGAAAATCGTGGTAACACCGGTTTCGCGTTGAATTCGGCGAATTTCTTCGCGCATCTCAATTCGAAGCCGGGCGTCAAGGTTTGACAACGGTTCATCTAGCAACAATAGGCTAGGGGACTTGGCTAAGGCACGTGCGATAGCGACACGCTGTTGCTGGCCGCCAGAAAGTGCCCCTGGTTTCTTATCAAGCTGATCCTCAACATGAACCAGTTTGGCAAGATCCTTGGCTTTGGCGTGCCGTTCAGCCTTGCTGACCTTGGCCATTTTCAGTGGAAAGGCGATATTGTCCAACACTGACAAATGCGGATACAGACTGTAGTTCTGAAATACCATCCCAACTTTACGCGCTAAGGCATCTTTTTTAGTCACATCTGTATCACCAAAAAAGATTTGCCCAGCGGTTGGGGACAACAATCCGGAAATGAGATTTAGGGTCGTGGTTTTACCGCCGCCGGAAGGACCCAGCAGGGAAACCAGCGTGCCATCGGGAATGGTAAAGTTCAGATCCTTCAGGGTATCTGTCTTGCCATCGTAGGACATCGTGACGTCCTTGAAAGTAACTTTCAACCCAGTACGCTCCTTCAAATAGTTTTCTGCTCCTCACCTCCGTTCGTCGGTCTCCAGCAACAAAGGCTGTAAGAACGCGCAAAGAGAAAATTTGGAACAAGATATTGTGGTTGCTTCACCATGATTAGCTACATCTAGAGAAGGCAAACACAACTCTTCTCACATTTTAACCCAGATTCACTGAAAAATGGACTCATTCGCCCAAAAACATTTTGATTATGTTTAATTGCCATCACAACGCGAATGTTCGCCTTTTTTGCTATAATAGAAAGCATGCAAAAGGCGCAACTTGAACCAACTGCTTTCGCTGCTGATGAGTGTCAGCAAATTGGCGGTTCATTCAGCGCCAATAAAAGAGGAGCGATTTTTTTGATAATACGTCCAAGCAAACCGGACGATGCGCCGCAAGTAGCACCGTTGATCGATATTGTGTTTACGGAGATGGAAATTCCTCAGTTAATGAAGGTTCCTAAGAAGACCCTGTATTCGGTTTTGGAACAAGCCTTTTTACTGCCAACTTACCGGTACGGTTACCCGCAAATGTTGGTGGCTGATCAGGACGGTCAGATTGAAGGGATTGCTGTTGGCTATTTGCATGAGCAGGAAGCCCATATCGACGATGCTTTAAAACCGTTGTTGCCTAAGCTGGGATTGACCCCAAATTCATCGCTTTTTTCAGACACCGAAACTTATGCCGGCGAGTGGTATTTAGATACGCTAGCAGTCGCCGAGACAGCGCAGGGACATGGGATCGGAACCAAATTATTAAACGCAGTCGATACGGTTGCCCGGGCTCGGCACGCTAAAGTGGTTAGTCTGAACGTGGATCAGCAGAATCCGCGGGCTAAAAAGTTATATGAGCGCAATGGTTTTCTTAAACACGGCGAGTTGATGATTGGCAGTCATCGATATGATCATATGCTGCGGCCGGTTGTAGGCGAGGAAGTTTAATGTTAGTCAATAGGTTAGCCTAAAGCCCTTAGCCCGCCGAACGCCGCAATCTCCGACCAGATGGGGTTTGCGACGCACAGCCAGAGTGGAGACGGCACTTCGAGTCCCAAAACCGGTCTCGAAGTTGCCTAATCACATCGGCTCCAAGGTCAGGTTGTACGGCTGAACGCCATCTGGTCTACGATTGCTCCGCCTTGGCACTAGGATCTCTAAATAGCAATGAGAAATAAAGACGACTGGTATTCCATGGAGGAAAATCAGTCGTCTTTATTTCATAGCTAGGAATGATGGTCTTAGCTTTTCTTTTCGTTTAATCTGGGAAATCCAGCCCATATTCATAACGCTTCAATGGATCGGCCACACCCACATGGCGAAAGCGGTCGAGGATAGCAGCTAACAAAATGGCCGCTGGAATGTCGCGGTTATTGGGAATGGTCAACTTAACGATTGCTGGTGCAATTTCTTCAGCACTGAAGATCGTTTTGACCCCATGAAACACTTGATAATGGTTATTCAAAAGATTACCCATGGCGACCCAGTTGAGATCTGAGATAAAGATGAACTGATGCCAGACCCCAAACATTTTTTTGACGCTGGCAACCTTGCGATTGGCGATATAAAGATCATAGCGCGGGAAAACGCTGACCGTTTTTTGTCGAATGGATCCAAGCGGTTCGCCGCTTAATGTATTCAGATCGAAGCCACCATTAATCAGTCCGTGCCGACCAGTTAGAATGTAGGCCGGCTTGCCGTTATCGGTTTTGACCACACTTAAACTACTCGTGCTTAAAGCATTGATATCAAGATATAACGCCATCGGCCAACCTCCCTTATGGTGAGCGTGAACTGGCGCGGTTAGAAACCGGAGCATAAGCGGGCTCAAGTGCGATGGGCGGGTTTTGCCCATTGTGCTTAAGGCCCTTATGAGCAGGTTTCTGCGTCAGTGAGCGCGTTATGGTGAGCGTGAACCGGCGCGGCGCTCGTGTTTAAAAAATTAAAATCAGCAAACTATCGCTGCGCCAATGATTATTAGAATTGAGCGTTTGATTTTTCCGCCTTATTAATGCGAATGGCTTTGCGAATTGCCTGAGCAACGCCGTTTTCGCTATTAGTGGCAGTACTGCCCCATGCGAGCTTGGTGATTTCGGGGATGGCGTTTCCCATCGCCATGCCATATTTGGCCATTTTGATCATGCTGGCGTCATTCAAGTTATCGCCGATTGTCATGACCTCATCCATGGTAATACCGCGTTGCTTAGCGAAAGCTTCAACAGCATAACCTTTTTGCGCTTTGATGTTGTTGACCTCAATGTTATTCGCGGAGCTTGAGGTGACACTTAATTTACCGGTGGCATCAAAAACCTTCGCTGGTGCTTTCAAAATATCGCGTTGCTCGCCAGTAAACGCAATGATTTTCATCACTTGGATAGTAGGGTCGGCTAGCAGTTCTTTATAGTCACTAACGTAATTGATGTTCATGATTTCCAGCCGTGCAGCTGCGAGCGCAACCGCCAGTTTGTAGGTTGTATCTGGGTTGAGATCAACCAATAGATCGGCAACATTTTGAATACGTTTGACGCGGCTGTCCGAAAAGACGCCTTTGTTGGTGATGATTTCAAAATAGATGTCGTCCTTTTGCAAGGTCTCGACAATGAAATCGCTTAGGTCACTAGCAATTGGAATCGTGACCACCAATTCGCCAGCCTCATCAAAAACCATGGCGCCGTTGAGTGTAATGAATGCTGGTTTGAGATCTTGGGCGGCAAGTAACGGTGTAGCTTTGGTGACGCCGCGGCCAGTTGCGACCATAAATTCGATACCAGCGGCTTGCGCGTCACGAATGGCTTGGGCGTTTTCGTCCGAAACTTCCATTTTGTCGTTTAAAAGTGTGCCATCCATGTCTGATGCGATAAGTTTGATCATATTTACTGTTCCCTCCGGTTTGTCATGGTGCGGTTACGCCTCCAATTCTAGCATGAAAAAGCGTTTCCCGGTAGCAAACCCGCGGTGATTCTTGTACACTATTTGCGGAGGTGCACGTCTTGAAAACATTAATACATAATGACTGGCAGACGGTGCTGGAACCGGTATTTGAAAGTCCTGAGTATGCTCAACTGCATGCGTTCTTAAAAGAAGAATACGCGACAAAAACGATTTACCCTGAAATGCACCATATTTTTCAGGCATTCGAATGGACACCTTTCCATGATGTGAAGGTGGTCATTCTAGGCCAGGACCCTTACCACAATCCGCGGCAGGCGGTTGGTGCGAGCTTTGCGGTGGCACCCGGTGTCGCTTTGCCGCCGTCTCTGCAAAACATTTATAAAGAGTTGCAAAGCGATTTAGGCTATCCACCGGTCCATCATGGTTATTTGAAGGCGTGGGCGGACCAAGGCGTTCTATTGTTGAATGCCGTTTTGACGGTACAAGCCGGCGAAGCCTATTCCCATCAGAATCATGGCTGGGAAGAGTTGACAGATGCTGCCATTGCTGCCTTGTCTGCACGCGGCGGCGTTGTGTTCATCCTGTGGGGGAACGCGGCCAAAAAAAAGGCGGCCGTGATTGATACGAGCAAGAACGCGATTATTGCATCAGCGCACCCAAGCCCGTTATCTGCATCTCGTGGCTTCTTTGGCAGTCGCCCGTTTTCGCGCACCAATGCGGCACTAGAAAAAATGGGCGAGGCCCCGATTAATTGGCAGTTACCAGAAACGGTGAAGGCGGATTAACCTGAATTGACTAGCCTTAAGTGGCTCAGACACACTGTTTTTCCATTGTCTTCGACTAGTCACGACCCGATAAAAACGGTATGATGAACAAGAATAAAGCGCTTTTATGGAGGGATAAGATTTGGACCTATTTGAAAGTTTAAAAGACAAGATTAATGGCAAAAATTTACGGATTGTATTTCCGGAGGGCGAAGATCCGCGCGTTTTGGGCGCAGCAGTTCGGCTCGCAGCTGACGGGTTGATACAGGCCATCGTGCTAGGTAATCCTGATAAGATTCAGACATTGGCAGCTGCTAAAAGCTGGGATCTCAGCAAGTTGACAGTTCACGATCCAGCCAACGATGACATTCACGCTAAAATGGTTGCGGCCTTCGTTGAGCGTCGCAAAGGCAAGGCAACCCCAGAACAGGCCGAAAAAATTGTTCAGGATGCCAATTATTTTGGTACGATGCTGGTTTACATGAAGGAAGCAGACGGTATGGTTTCAGGCGCAGTTCATTCAACGGCTGACACAGTCCGGCCTGCTTTGCAAATTATCAAGACGCGTCCTGGCGTGCATTTGGTCAGTGGTGCGTTCATTATGCAGCGTGGCCGTGACGAACGCTACTTATTCGCGGATAACGCCATCAACATTGATCCAGATGCTGATCAGCTGGCTGAAATTGCGGTTGAGTCAGCTAAAACCGCTGCCTTGTTTGATATCGAACCACCGCGCGTCGCCTTGCTGTCATTCTCAACCAAAGGCAGTGCTAAGGGACTGCAAGTAGATAAGGTAGTTGAAGCCACTAAGAAAGCTCATGAACTGGCACCTGATTTGGCCTTAGATGGTGAGTTACAATTTGATGCTGCTTTTGTCCCAAGCGTTGCCAAGCAAAAAGCCCCTGATTCCAAAGTGGCTGGGGAAGCGAATGTTTTCATTTTCCCTGAATTACAATCCGGTAATATTGGTTATAAGATTGCGCAACGATTCGGCGGGTTTGAAGCCATTGGCCCAATTTTGCAAGGTTTGAATCAGCCAGTTTCTGATTTGAGTCGTGGGGCAAATGAAGAGGATGTCTATAAGTTGGCCATTATTACAGCGGCCCAGACCTTGCTATGACAAGTTTGAAAAAAGACTTCACTAGTGAGGCAGCCCTGCAATCCTTTGCGGCTTCACTGGGACCGCAGTTGCAAGCGGGAGACGTTTTGCTGCTGGATGGTGACTTGGGTGCTGGTAAAACTAGTTTCACCAAGGGCTTGGCAAAGGGCTTAGGCATCACCGATTACGTCAAAAGTCCAACATTTACAATTGTTCGCGAGTATCGTCATGGCCGATTACCGCTGTATCATATGGATCTGTATCGCTTAGAAGACGGTGGGGCCGAGGATCTCGGTCTTGAAGAGTACTTCGAAGGTGATGGGGTGTCTGTCGTGGAATGGCCGGATTTTTTGGGATTAAGTGAACCAGAGACCTATCTGATGATTCATTTTCAAAAAGATGACAATGAAGATACAACGCGGCATCTCGAATTTGTGCCGTTTGGCCAACACTATGAGAATTTACTCGAAAGCCTATGATAGCAAGCACGCAAAGAACATTTGCGTGCTTTTTTGATTTGGTTTGGTAAAGTGGTGCAGAACAAAGAAAAGGCGGTGCGTTATGAAATTTGGCGAACAGTTGGCCGCTTTGTTTGTTGGGCTTTTCGTTGGCGAAGTCACAATCTGGGCAGTTATCCACACTTTTCGAAGACAATGGCGTGCATGAGGGTCACAGAATTTGGTCTGGCTACTTTCACTAGGACAATAAATCTACTTTTGATAACACGTTATACTTTGATAACCAAAGTATGCATGGTAGACTATTGACAACGTGAGAAAGTGAGCTAATTCATAACGTGAACAGGCACGTTGGCAAGCTGAGATATTGGTCTTAGGCGTGATGACCAGTTGTTTGTCATTGCTTCTGAGGC
This genomic window from Lacticaseibacillus paracasei subsp. paracasei contains:
- a CDS encoding ABC transporter ATP-binding protein; translated protein: MKVTFKDVTMSYDGKTDTLKDLNFTIPDGTLVSLLGPSGGGKTTTLNLISGLLSPTAGQIFFGDTDVTKKDALARKVGMVFQNYSLYPHLSVLDNIAFPLKMAKVSKAERHAKAKDLAKLVHVEDQLDKKPGALSGGQQQRVAIARALAKSPSLLLLDEPLSNLDARLRIEMREEIRRIQRETGVTTIFVTHDQDEALHISDNIMVLANGSIQQFSSPQKLYERPNNLFVAKFIGEPVINTLPAQALTTDLASAVSEDILKQAVTAGIRSEAIIPYDAGDNVLAKLHGKITQSSKYGREATADITYNGEHLLSTEMAGVAANQPDLDFYLTKSGFFLFDQSGALIFGGESHAE
- a CDS encoding GNAT family N-acetyltransferase; this translates as MIIRPSKPDDAPQVAPLIDIVFTEMEIPQLMKVPKKTLYSVLEQAFLLPTYRYGYPQMLVADQDGQIEGIAVGYLHEQEAHIDDALKPLLPKLGLTPNSSLFSDTETYAGEWYLDTLAVAETAQGHGIGTKLLNAVDTVARARHAKVVSLNVDQQNPRAKKLYERNGFLKHGELMIGSHRYDHMLRPVVGEEV
- a CDS encoding Cof-type HAD-IIB family hydrolase; the encoded protein is MIKLIASDMDGTLLNDKMEVSDENAQAIRDAQAAGIEFMVATGRGVTKATPLLAAQDLKPAFITLNGAMVFDEAGELVVTIPIASDLSDFIVETLQKDDIYFEIITNKGVFSDSRVKRIQNVADLLVDLNPDTTYKLAVALAAARLEIMNINYVSDYKELLADPTIQVMKIIAFTGEQRDILKAPAKVFDATGKLSVTSSSANNIEVNNIKAQKGYAVEAFAKQRGITMDEVMTIGDNLNDASMIKMAKYGMAMGNAIPEITKLAWGSTATNSENGVAQAIRKAIRINKAEKSNAQF
- a CDS encoding uracil-DNA glycosylase, with the translated sequence MKTLIHNDWQTVLEPVFESPEYAQLHAFLKEEYATKTIYPEMHHIFQAFEWTPFHDVKVVILGQDPYHNPRQAVGASFAVAPGVALPPSLQNIYKELQSDLGYPPVHHGYLKAWADQGVLLLNAVLTVQAGEAYSHQNHGWEELTDAAIAALSARGGVVFILWGNAAKKKAAVIDTSKNAIIASAHPSPLSASRGFFGSRPFSRTNAALEKMGEAPINWQLPETVKAD
- the pta gene encoding phosphate acetyltransferase — its product is MDLFESLKDKINGKNLRIVFPEGEDPRVLGAAVRLAADGLIQAIVLGNPDKIQTLAAAKSWDLSKLTVHDPANDDIHAKMVAAFVERRKGKATPEQAEKIVQDANYFGTMLVYMKEADGMVSGAVHSTADTVRPALQIIKTRPGVHLVSGAFIMQRGRDERYLFADNAINIDPDADQLAEIAVESAKTAALFDIEPPRVALLSFSTKGSAKGLQVDKVVEATKKAHELAPDLALDGELQFDAAFVPSVAKQKAPDSKVAGEANVFIFPELQSGNIGYKIAQRFGGFEAIGPILQGLNQPVSDLSRGANEEDVYKLAIITAAQTLL
- the tsaE gene encoding tRNA (adenosine(37)-N6)-threonylcarbamoyltransferase complex ATPase subunit type 1 TsaE gives rise to the protein MTSLKKDFTSEAALQSFAASLGPQLQAGDVLLLDGDLGAGKTSFTKGLAKGLGITDYVKSPTFTIVREYRHGRLPLYHMDLYRLEDGGAEDLGLEEYFEGDGVSVVEWPDFLGLSEPETYLMIHFQKDDNEDTTRHLEFVPFGQHYENLLESL